Within Caulobacter segnis, the genomic segment GGGCAGGTCGCGCGAGGCCTGGAAGGCCTTGATCGCCAGGGTCAGGTTCGTCCCATCGCGGCCATCGATGACCCCCGGCGAGAAGTGGGCGCGGTCCAGCAGGGTCTGGACCCGGATCAGCAGGTTGCGGTGGGCGTCGGGGTCGCTTGCGGCGGGATCGAAGGTCGCGGCATTGATCGTCTGGGCGATCGGCGAGGCGGCCGCCACGGCCGGCGGCGCGGGAACCACGGGCGTGGGGGCGGGGCTCTTCTGGACGGTCTTGGCGGGCGCGGGCTTGGCCGGCGGGTTGTCGTCACAGGCCGAAAGGGCCAGCACGGCGATCAGGGCGAAACGGGAAACCAGGCCGGTCATGCGGACTCCGAACGGGAACAAGTCTCCTGCTTCAAGGCTTGAGCCATGGCTGAGTTCCACCGTTCGCGAGGATCGACTTGAAGGCGCCGCGCCGTCTGCTCTGGGCTCTGGGCCTGCTGTTGCTGGCCTTTGGCGGCTTCTGGCTGTGGGTGTATTGGCCGTCCGGCGCTCCGTCGCCCAGGCCCGGCCAACCGCATGACGAGACCGGCTACATGCCCTCGCAACACGTGTCGTCGATCGACCCGCCCGGCGCGCCGCCGCCCGTGGTCGGGGCGCCCGAGCGCTGCGATGGAACCGACGCGCCCGACACCGCCGCCGCCGTCAACGCCGCCTCCCTGTCCACCCTGGCCTGGACGCCGTTTGGCAAGCCCGAGACGGGCTGGGAGATCTACGCCCCGCGCATCGCCGCCGAGATCGGCACCACCTGCGGTCCGGGCTCGAACGGCTTCGCCTCGGCCCTGGCGCGGTGGCAGGGCGCGCACGGCCTGCGCCAGACCGGCGTCGTCGATCCCGAGGTGTTCGGCGCCATGCTGGTCCGCTGGCACCTGGCCCGGCCTTTCGTTCGGGTGAACCGCGACGGCGTCTGCCCCGGCGCGCCGCCCGAGGCCAATCTGGCGCTGGCCAAGCCGGAGGAGAGCTACGGCGGCAAGGAAATCCGTCTGCGGCCCGGCGCGCTTGAGGCCTACCGGCGGATGGCCGGCGAGGCGAGGGGGCGGGCGTGCTGACCCGACCGGACGCCCTGCGGATCTTCTCGGGCTTTCGCGCTCCGGACGCCGACGCCCAGCGCTGCGCGCGCGACAGGAACTGCCAGGGGCTGATCCGCACCATCTGCTCGGCCCACCGCACGGGCCTGGCCATGGACGTGGTGATCGACGCCGCGCCCGGCTTCGGTCCCGACAGCTCGGCCGACGCCAACCGGCTGGCCATGGCCCGCTCGCCGCTCTATCGCTGGATGGTCGTCAACGGCGGCCGCTTTGGTTTCGTCAACTATGCCTACGAGCCCTGGCACTGGGAGTGGACGGGCGAGCCCATGCTGCCGGGCGCGCCCATCGCCAGCCTGCCCAAGGCGGGTTCGGAGCCGGTCACGGAACCTCCGGAAGGCTCCAGCGCTGGAAGGCCGGCCGCAGCTTCAGGCGCTCGTAATAAGCGCTGACCGCCGGCCAGGTCTCGCGCTCGATCGGCGAGAACAGCCAGCGGTGCACCGACAGGCCCAGCACGATGTCGGCCAGGGTGAACTGGTCACCGGCGACGTAGCAGCCGGTGTCGACCAGGCGCGCGCTCAGCAGGCCCATGACCGTGTTCCAGGCCGTGATGCTGGCCTGGATCTGCTCGGGATCGGTGAAGCCCGGCGTCTTGCGCACAAGGCCCGCGAAGGCGTAGCGCCAGGCCGTATTCAGTTCGGTCGCCTGCCAGTCCATCCACTGGTCGACCAGGGCGCGCTGGCGCCGATCCTCGGGGAACAGCGGCGTGCCCGCGCCAACGTAGCGGCAGATGGCGTTGCTTTCCCAGATCGGCCCGTGCTGATCGATCAGCACCGGGACCAAGGCGTTGGGATTGAGCTTGAGGAATTTCGGGTCGCTGGTCGACGAAAAGCCATGGCCCCAGTCCTCGCGCTCGTAGGCGACGTGCAACTCGTCCAGGGTCCACAACACCTTGCGGACATTGATGGACGAGGTGCGACCGAGGACCTTTGGGATGGTCATCGAGTCATCCAGGGCTTGGACTTGCCGGTCGGGGCGGCGGCGCTGGCGCGCTCGACCTTGCCGCTGGAGGCCTTGGGCCCGTGGCCGTGCTTGCCCTGGGCGGCCTTCTTCAGGCGCAGGGCGCGCTGCATGGGCGTTTCGCCATCTTTATCTTTGGGCGCGGGAGCGTCGATCTTGTCGGTCATGAACGCGATGTAGGCCCCAAGGAAGGTATTGAGAAGGCGCCTTGAGAAGGTCGCGCTTGAACGTCAATCTGGAAAGATGTCGTTCCGCCGTTCGGTTCCCGTGCTGATCGCCGTCGTCGCCGTGCTGGCGGGGCGGCCCGCGCTCGCGCAGGAGGCGCCCAAGGCCGGCTCCAACGAAGTCTCGCCGGTGCTGATCCTGCCGCCGACCCTGCCGCCCAAGCTGGTCTCGA encodes:
- a CDS encoding peptidoglycan-binding domain-containing protein, translating into MKAPRRLLWALGLLLLAFGGFWLWVYWPSGAPSPRPGQPHDETGYMPSQHVSSIDPPGAPPPVVGAPERCDGTDAPDTAAAVNAASLSTLAWTPFGKPETGWEIYAPRIAAEIGTTCGPGSNGFASALARWQGAHGLRQTGVVDPEVFGAMLVRWHLARPFVRVNRDGVCPGAPPEANLALAKPEESYGGKEIRLRPGALEAYRRMAGEARGRAC
- a CDS encoding D-alanyl-D-alanine carboxypeptidase family protein, with the protein product MLTRPDALRIFSGFRAPDADAQRCARDRNCQGLIRTICSAHRTGLAMDVVIDAAPGFGPDSSADANRLAMARSPLYRWMVVNGGRFGFVNYAYEPWHWEWTGEPMLPGAPIASLPKAGSEPVTEPPEGSSAGRPAAASGARNKR
- a CDS encoding glutathione S-transferase family protein, yielding MTIPKVLGRTSSINVRKVLWTLDELHVAYEREDWGHGFSSTSDPKFLKLNPNALVPVLIDQHGPIWESNAICRYVGAGTPLFPEDRRQRALVDQWMDWQATELNTAWRYAFAGLVRKTPGFTDPEQIQASITAWNTVMGLLSARLVDTGCYVAGDQFTLADIVLGLSVHRWLFSPIERETWPAVSAYYERLKLRPAFQRWSLPEVP